From the genome of Oncorhynchus tshawytscha isolate Ot180627B linkage group LG31, Otsh_v2.0, whole genome shotgun sequence, one region includes:
- the LOC112229368 gene encoding intelectin-like codes for MMYQAFLLTIPLLMLLQTSCTTTSALDSVKKVGQACAPKVVTVNELRNRAQFNARNCKEVKDKYGQTENGLYYLTTATGVVYQTFCDMTTAGGGWTLVASVHEDNIYGKCTVGDRWTRQQANNANWPQGEGNWANRKTFGTVEAATDDDFKNPGYYDIEAEDMSVWHVPNNNPVNHWNLAAIMRYHTDRHFLHLYGGNLYQLFHSYPAEYNVGAHLSDNGPSIPIVYDLGDKESTKNVYGPYSGGENEGGFISFRAINHERAATDICSGVKPKGGNVEHYCIGGCGFFPEANPLQCGDFTGFAWNGYGTHVGFSASKQMLESAVLLFYH; via the coding sequence ATGATGTACCAGGCTTTCCTGCTGACGATCCCTCTACTGATGCTACTTCAGACATCATGCACCACCACTTCAGCACTTGATTCTGTAAAGAAGGTTGGGCAGGCATGTGCTCCAAAAGTTGTCACAGTTAATGAGTTGAGAAATAGGGCTCAGTTCAATGCCAGAAACTGCAAGGAAGTTAAGGATAAATATGGTCAAACTGAGAACGGCCTGTACTACCTGACCACAGCTACTGGGGTGGTCTACCAGACCTTCTGCGACATGACCACAGCGGGCGGCGGCTGGACTCTGGTGGCAAGCGTGCATGAAGACAACATCTATGGGAAGTGCACGGTGGGCGATCGTTGGACCAGGCAGCAGGCCAACAACGCCAACTGGCCGCAAGGAGAAGGCAACTGGGCAAACAGGAAGACTTTCGGAACAGTGGAGGCAGCCACGGACGACGACTTCAAGAATCCTGGCTACTACGACATCGAAGCAGAAGACATGTCGGTGTGGCATGTTCCCAACAACAATCCGGTCAACCACTGGAACCTGGCCGCCATCATGCGCTACCACACTGACAGGCACTTCCTCCATCTGTACGGGGGAAACCTGTACCAACTCTTCCACAGCTACCCGGCCGAGTACAACGTTGGTGCACACCTGTCCGACAATGGACCCTCCATTCCCATAGTGTATGACCTTGGGGACAAAGAGTCTACCAAAAATGTATACGGCCCTTACTCTGGAGGGGAGAATGAAGGAGGCTTCATCAGTTTCAGAGCCATAAACCATGAACGGGCGGCCACAGACATCTGCTCTGGGGTCAAACCCAAAGGTGGTAATGTTGAACATTACTGTATAGGTGGATGTGGGTTTTTCCCTGAGGCTAACCCTCTTCAATGTGGGGATTTCACTGGCTTTGCCTGGAATGGCTATGGGACCCATGTAGGCTTTAGTGCATCAAAACAGATGCTTGAGTCAGCTGTCTTACTCTTTTACCACTAA